Proteins from one Pseudarthrobacter sp. BIM B-2242 genomic window:
- a CDS encoding bifunctional copper resistance protein CopD/cytochrome c oxidase assembly protein — MPSAAKSRSTAPQPASGRGDTTLAAGAVGISRRWQLLGLAALFVGLAAALLFSGAAAARAVSDPGALVRWGLPISKAVHNVSLATVIGGLIFAIGILPRAAGPRTRTHDVEAPEHPAFARALAIAAAAGAAWTLSAIAVLVLTYSDVAGQRLSGDAEFTRALVYFMTDIDTGRAWLAVTIIGAVVTTALFGVRSLGGLALTLALALGGLVPAALIGHSSSSSDHSAAVNSLGLHLVGVSVWVGGIILLALLSGILTGSKPGSGADITEPTLRRFSALAGFAFALVFASGVINASVRITNWADLFGSPYGQLILAKSAATLVLGGIGLMHRQWVIPQLGRKGSSLSSRHVLWQLVLVELLIMGATSGVAVALSRSAPPEPTTFAPDATPAFILSGYELPPELTPERWLTEWRVDWLWAAVVLFALVSYVLGVVKVMRRGDKWQWFRTVNWVIGLLVLTYITSGPPTVYGMVLFSAHMVGHMALTMVAPIFLVLGAPVTLAMRALPARTDGSRGPREWLLVFVHSKFSQVVTHPLFAAANFAGSIVLFYFSDAFGFAMREHVGHELMNLHFLLTGYIFVLSMIGTDPLPRRAPYPMRLLLLLATMAFHAFFGVTIMGGTGLLAADYFGNLGRPWGPSALADQQIGGAVTWGIGEVPTLLVALGVAIMWSRSDQRETKRVDRAADRNNDADLTAYNDMFAKLAERDARLAERNKLEGR, encoded by the coding sequence GTGCCTTCTGCAGCAAAGTCCCGTTCCACAGCACCCCAACCGGCCTCCGGCAGGGGCGATACAACGCTGGCTGCCGGCGCCGTGGGCATTTCCCGGCGGTGGCAGCTTCTGGGGCTCGCAGCCCTGTTTGTGGGACTGGCAGCAGCACTCCTTTTCTCCGGCGCTGCCGCAGCCCGGGCCGTATCAGACCCGGGCGCCCTTGTGCGGTGGGGACTCCCCATCAGCAAGGCCGTCCACAACGTGTCCCTGGCTACGGTCATCGGCGGGCTGATCTTTGCGATCGGCATCCTGCCCCGGGCCGCAGGACCACGAACCCGGACCCACGATGTTGAGGCTCCGGAACACCCGGCCTTCGCCCGTGCCCTGGCCATAGCGGCCGCCGCCGGTGCAGCCTGGACGCTTTCAGCGATTGCGGTACTGGTGCTCACCTACTCGGACGTCGCGGGCCAGAGGCTCTCCGGGGACGCTGAATTCACCCGTGCCCTGGTCTACTTCATGACCGATATCGACACCGGCAGGGCCTGGCTCGCCGTCACGATCATCGGGGCCGTCGTGACCACGGCCCTGTTCGGGGTCAGGTCCCTTGGCGGCCTCGCGCTCACGCTGGCCCTGGCGCTTGGCGGGCTGGTACCTGCCGCCCTGATCGGCCACTCGTCGAGCTCCTCGGACCACTCCGCGGCGGTCAACTCCCTGGGCCTGCACCTGGTGGGCGTCAGCGTCTGGGTTGGCGGCATCATCCTGCTGGCGTTGCTGTCCGGCATCCTGACCGGTTCGAAGCCGGGATCGGGTGCCGACATCACCGAGCCCACGCTGCGGCGGTTTTCGGCCCTGGCCGGTTTTGCTTTTGCCCTGGTGTTCGCCTCCGGTGTCATCAACGCAAGCGTCCGCATCACCAACTGGGCGGACCTCTTTGGGTCCCCGTACGGCCAGCTGATCCTCGCCAAGTCGGCCGCCACCCTGGTGCTGGGCGGCATCGGCCTTATGCACCGGCAGTGGGTTATCCCGCAGCTGGGCCGGAAGGGCTCGTCTCTGTCGTCCCGGCATGTGCTCTGGCAGCTTGTGCTTGTGGAACTCCTGATCATGGGAGCCACTTCGGGGGTCGCCGTCGCGCTGAGCCGCTCGGCGCCGCCGGAGCCCACCACATTCGCCCCGGATGCAACGCCGGCATTCATCCTCTCCGGCTACGAGCTGCCGCCTGAACTGACCCCGGAGCGCTGGCTGACCGAGTGGCGCGTCGACTGGCTCTGGGCAGCCGTGGTGCTCTTCGCCCTGGTGTCCTACGTCCTCGGCGTCGTCAAGGTGATGCGGCGCGGAGACAAATGGCAGTGGTTCCGTACGGTGAACTGGGTGATCGGTCTGCTGGTGCTGACTTACATCACGTCCGGGCCGCCCACGGTGTACGGCATGGTGCTCTTCTCCGCCCACATGGTGGGCCACATGGCGCTCACGATGGTGGCGCCGATCTTCCTGGTTCTTGGTGCTCCGGTGACGCTGGCCATGCGGGCCCTGCCTGCCCGGACTGACGGCTCCCGTGGCCCGCGAGAGTGGCTGCTGGTCTTTGTGCACTCCAAGTTCTCGCAGGTAGTCACCCACCCGCTGTTCGCCGCGGCCAACTTCGCCGGTTCCATCGTGCTGTTCTACTTCTCGGACGCCTTCGGCTTCGCGATGCGTGAGCACGTGGGACACGAGCTGATGAACCTGCACTTCCTGCTCACGGGCTACATCTTCGTCCTGAGCATGATCGGCACGGACCCGCTGCCGCGCCGCGCCCCCTACCCAATGCGGTTGCTCCTCCTGCTGGCGACCATGGCTTTCCACGCCTTCTTCGGCGTCACGATCATGGGCGGGACCGGCCTGCTGGCTGCGGATTACTTCGGGAACCTCGGACGCCCCTGGGGACCGTCGGCCCTCGCGGATCAGCAAATAGGCGGTGCGGTGACATGGGGCATCGGTGAAGTGCCCACGCTGCTGGTCGCTCTTGGCGTGGCGATTATGTGGTCCCGGTCCGATCAGCGGGAGACCAAACGCGTAGATAGGGCGGCGGACAGGAATAACGACGCCGACCTGACTGCTTACAACGATATGTTTGCCAAATTGGCCGAACGCGATGCCAGATTGGCTGAACGCAACAAGCTGGAAGGACGATGA
- a CDS encoding HU family DNA-binding protein → MAKNRSELVSEVAGKAGTSQAAVNSVLDALFEVFETSVAAGEKITIPGWLAVERTDRAARTGRNPQTGETIQIAAGHSVKLTAGSKLKAAVAKKK, encoded by the coding sequence ATGGCTAAGAACCGTAGTGAACTTGTTTCAGAGGTAGCAGGCAAGGCCGGCACCAGCCAGGCAGCCGTCAACTCCGTCCTCGATGCACTGTTCGAGGTTTTCGAGACGTCTGTCGCCGCCGGCGAGAAGATCACCATCCCGGGCTGGCTTGCAGTGGAGCGCACCGACCGTGCAGCCCGCACCGGCCGTAACCCGCAGACCGGCGAGACCATCCAGATCGCAGCAGGCCACAGCGTCAAGCTGACCGCCGGCTCCAAGCTGAAGGCTGCCGTCGCCAAGAAGAAGTAG
- a CDS encoding IS3 family transposase, translating to MVDAKAWKTIALTFAGKLVTAGWSAVKACALVGVHRTSWYRHLTPPAPAGITVPHLDRDYPNRISTAEADEFMALLNSEEYADLSVTQAYYRMLDAGYCPFSIAAAHRIVARHGQNGDRREQRPGNGPKRAKPVHAATAPNQLWSWDITMLHGPGKHTYKLYTIMDVFSRKVVGHRVEHTETAALASALIRDAVAGNKRTPAVLHADNGAPMRAGTTLELARDLGITLSYSRPRVSDDNPYSESLFRTVKYDLDFPRRFQDLGHAREHLATFFTSYNTHHRHSGLNYYTPDTVHNGLVQQATRHRQETLDACYARNPHRYRRRPTALGVPPVAGINHKETNPLSQTA from the coding sequence GTGGTTGATGCCAAAGCCTGGAAAACCATCGCCCTGACCTTCGCCGGGAAACTGGTGACAGCCGGCTGGTCAGCAGTGAAAGCGTGCGCCCTGGTCGGGGTTCACCGCACCAGCTGGTATCGGCATCTGACCCCGCCGGCTCCGGCCGGGATCACCGTTCCGCACCTCGACCGGGACTATCCGAACCGGATCAGCACGGCCGAGGCAGACGAATTCATGGCGCTGCTCAATTCCGAGGAATACGCCGATCTCTCGGTCACCCAGGCCTATTACCGGATGCTGGACGCGGGCTACTGCCCGTTCTCGATTGCGGCAGCGCACCGAATCGTGGCCCGCCACGGGCAGAACGGCGACCGCCGCGAACAACGCCCCGGCAACGGCCCCAAACGGGCTAAACCCGTCCACGCGGCGACGGCTCCAAATCAGCTCTGGAGTTGGGACATCACCATGCTCCACGGCCCCGGCAAACACACCTACAAGCTCTACACAATCATGGATGTGTTCTCCCGAAAGGTCGTCGGCCACCGCGTCGAACACACCGAAACGGCCGCTCTCGCCTCGGCCCTGATCCGGGACGCCGTCGCCGGCAACAAACGCACGCCTGCCGTGCTCCACGCCGACAACGGAGCCCCGATGCGGGCAGGCACCACGTTGGAACTTGCCCGCGATTTGGGCATCACCCTGTCCTACTCCCGGCCCCGGGTCTCCGATGACAACCCGTACTCGGAATCCCTGTTCAGAACCGTGAAATATGACCTGGATTTCCCCCGACGGTTCCAAGACCTTGGGCACGCGCGGGAGCACTTGGCGACGTTCTTCACCAGCTACAACACCCACCACCGCCACAGCGGACTGAACTACTACACCCCGGACACCGTCCACAACGGACTGGTCCAGCAAGCAACCAGGCATCGCCAAGAAACACTCGATGCCTGCTACGCCCGCAACCCACACCGATACCGACGCAGGCCCACCGCACTGGGAGTCCCGCCCGTAGCCGGCATCAACCACAAAGAAACCAACCCGCTGTCACAAACAGCTTGA
- a CDS encoding transposase produces MVRQYRRRETEPGRSLTARARQFVGLKGYVTNIAANIMAAGEVIGSYHDRWHVEQSFRMSKTDLRAGPMFHRTRDAIEAHLTTVFTAIAVSRTVQNKTGLAVRNVIKQLRSL; encoded by the coding sequence ATGGTTCGTCAGTACCGCCGGCGGGAAACCGAGCCTGGACGAAGCCTCACAGCGCGTGCCCGGCAATTCGTCGGGCTGAAAGGCTACGTGACGAACATCGCCGCAAACATCATGGCCGCAGGGGAAGTCATCGGCTCCTACCACGACCGGTGGCACGTCGAGCAGTCGTTCCGGATGAGCAAGACAGACTTGCGGGCCGGACCCATGTTCCACCGCACCCGCGACGCTATCGAGGCGCACCTGACCACCGTTTTCACCGCGATTGCGGTCTCCCGGACTGTCCAGAACAAGACAGGCCTGGCAGTTCGTAACGTCATCAAACAACTCAGGTCCCTGTGA
- the rpsN gene encoding 30S ribosomal protein S14 — translation MAKKSKIARNEQRKVIVERYAAKRLELKKALVDPNSTDEAREAARLGLQKLPRNASPIRLRNRDIIDGRPRGTFQKFGISRVRFRDMAHRGELPGITKSSW, via the coding sequence ATGGCTAAGAAGTCCAAGATTGCTCGCAATGAGCAGCGCAAGGTCATCGTTGAGCGTTACGCTGCAAAGCGCCTCGAGCTGAAGAAGGCCCTGGTTGACCCCAACTCAACCGACGAAGCACGCGAAGCTGCACGCCTCGGCCTGCAGAAGCTGCCCCGCAACGCGTCCCCGATCCGTCTGCGTAACCGCGACATCATCGACGGCCGTCCCCGCGGTACCTTCCAGAAGTTCGGTATCTCCCGTGTTCGCTTCCGCGACATGGCTCACCGTGGTGAGCTCCCGGGCATCACCAAGTCTTCCTGGTAA
- the rpmG gene encoding 50S ribosomal protein L33, translating to MAKDKDVRPIIKLKSTAGTGYTYVTRKNRRNNPDRMVLKKYDPKIRQHVEFREER from the coding sequence GTGGCTAAGGACAAGGACGTACGTCCGATCATCAAGCTCAAGTCGACTGCGGGCACGGGTTACACCTACGTAACGCGTAAGAACCGTCGTAACAACCCGGACCGTATGGTTCTGAAGAAGTACGACCCCAAGATCCGCCAGCACGTCGAATTCCGAGAGGAGCGCTAA
- the rpmB gene encoding 50S ribosomal protein L28 — protein sequence MAAHCQVTGAEPGFGHSISHSHRRNKRRFDPNIQKKRYWVPSLRRNVTLQVSARGIKTIDVRGIDVVVAAILARGVKL from the coding sequence ATGGCAGCACACTGCCAAGTGACCGGAGCCGAGCCGGGCTTTGGGCACAGCATTTCGCACTCGCACCGCCGCAACAAGCGTCGGTTCGATCCGAACATTCAGAAGAAGCGCTACTGGGTTCCGTCCCTGCGCCGTAACGTCACGCTGCAGGTTTCTGCTCGTGGCATCAAGACCATCGACGTACGCGGCATCGACGTTGTCGTCGCCGCAATCCTGGCTCGTGGGGTGAAGCTCTAG
- a CDS encoding ferric reductase-like transmembrane domain-containing protein: MKTQLQPANPALSRSGHTEPFSAGRPAPGRFARQHRQRTLRADALTVIACSSVAAAVALWLADGGATVINSPASAVTAAGIVAGLAGMDVVLLMLLLAARIPVVDRTFGHDRALEFHRRLGKPSLYLLLAHGLLLAAGYGMAEGLDPVSESVALWTLVPDMWLAFVSIGLFIGVVITSLVAVRRRFPYEFWYVVHLLTYAAVGSSLPHQFSVGGLFAEGTWQRWYWLAVCTATGAALLYYRVARPLMATCRHQLTVSRVTGVAPGVVNIEMTGRDLDRLAGNGGRFLVWRFLAPGFWWHPHPFSLSAEPLAPGRDGKSALRITVRNLGRGSARLMRLRPGTKVAVEGPYGMFGTAARTREKVVMIGAGIGITPLRALLESTPFAPGNATILLRGHSEQELYLGSEILELCEDRGARLFHLTGPRVQWDTNSWLPEDAVRAGYNVASYAPDIADSDVYICGPQAWARNVISATHAAGVGTDQIHHERFDW; this comes from the coding sequence ATGAAGACACAGCTCCAGCCGGCCAATCCGGCGCTAAGCCGTTCCGGCCACACAGAGCCGTTCTCCGCCGGACGTCCCGCTCCGGGCCGGTTCGCGCGGCAGCACCGGCAGCGGACGCTCCGCGCCGATGCCCTGACCGTCATCGCCTGCAGTTCCGTGGCAGCCGCCGTGGCATTGTGGTTGGCCGACGGCGGCGCAACAGTAATCAATTCGCCCGCTTCCGCGGTGACCGCCGCGGGCATCGTGGCGGGGTTGGCCGGCATGGACGTTGTCCTGCTGATGCTCCTCCTGGCGGCCAGGATCCCGGTGGTGGACCGAACCTTCGGCCATGATCGCGCCCTGGAATTCCACCGCAGGCTGGGCAAACCATCGTTGTACCTGCTTCTGGCGCATGGGCTGCTGCTCGCCGCGGGGTACGGCATGGCAGAAGGGCTGGACCCCGTCAGTGAGTCGGTTGCTTTGTGGACGCTGGTTCCGGACATGTGGCTGGCCTTTGTCTCCATCGGCCTGTTCATCGGTGTGGTGATCACCTCGCTCGTGGCCGTCCGACGCCGTTTCCCCTACGAATTCTGGTACGTCGTCCACCTGCTGACGTATGCCGCCGTCGGCAGTTCCCTCCCCCACCAGTTCAGCGTGGGCGGGTTGTTCGCCGAGGGAACCTGGCAGCGGTGGTACTGGCTGGCAGTCTGCACCGCAACCGGCGCGGCCCTCCTCTACTACCGTGTTGCACGGCCCCTGATGGCCACGTGCCGGCACCAGCTCACCGTCAGCCGGGTGACCGGTGTGGCCCCTGGCGTCGTGAACATTGAGATGACCGGCCGGGACCTTGACAGGCTCGCCGGGAACGGCGGACGGTTCCTCGTCTGGCGCTTCCTCGCCCCGGGCTTCTGGTGGCATCCGCACCCCTTCAGCCTGTCAGCCGAACCGCTGGCGCCGGGGCGGGACGGCAAGTCAGCCCTCCGCATCACGGTCCGGAACCTTGGCCGCGGCTCGGCCCGACTCATGAGACTGCGGCCGGGCACGAAGGTGGCCGTGGAAGGACCGTACGGAATGTTCGGCACAGCTGCGCGCACCAGGGAAAAGGTGGTGATGATCGGAGCGGGCATTGGCATCACCCCGCTGCGCGCCCTGCTGGAAAGCACGCCATTCGCCCCCGGGAACGCCACCATCCTGCTGCGCGGGCACAGCGAACAGGAGCTCTATCTGGGCTCCGAGATCCTCGAACTCTGTGAGGACCGCGGTGCCAGGCTGTTCCATCTGACCGGTCCGCGCGTTCAGTGGGACACCAACAGCTGGTTGCCCGAGGATGCCGTCCGCGCCGGCTACAACGTGGCCTCGTACGCACCGGACATTGCTGATTCGGACGTCTACATCTGCGGGCCGCAAGCCTGGGCCCGCAACGTCATCTCCGCTACCCACGCTGCCGGCGTCGGGACGGACCAAATCCATCACGAAAGGTTCGACTGGTGA
- a CDS encoding FMN-binding protein: protein MKARGALSAAIASAGILVAGWQAGTQVAGVSTTTSSTTAAGTGGAAPTGGAAPSSGAASSGTSGPSGSPADSGSSSSASAAGTYTGSVVQTRFGAVQVQIAVNAGKITEVTALQLTDDDRKSIQISNRAAPLLRSEVLAAQSAQVKTISGATVTSNAYLSSLQAAIDAANL, encoded by the coding sequence GTGAAAGCACGGGGAGCTTTATCCGCAGCAATCGCCTCCGCCGGGATCCTCGTGGCCGGCTGGCAGGCCGGCACCCAGGTCGCGGGCGTCAGCACCACCACCAGCAGTACGACGGCGGCAGGCACCGGCGGTGCCGCGCCCACCGGCGGTGCCGCGCCCTCCAGCGGTGCGGCATCCTCCGGTACGTCGGGCCCCTCTGGTTCTCCCGCGGACTCCGGCTCCTCCAGCAGCGCATCCGCTGCAGGAACGTACACAGGATCGGTGGTGCAAACAAGGTTCGGCGCAGTGCAGGTTCAGATCGCGGTCAACGCCGGAAAGATCACTGAGGTCACTGCCCTTCAGCTGACCGACGACGACCGTAAATCCATTCAGATCAGCAACCGGGCCGCCCCGCTGCTGCGAAGTGAGGTCCTGGCTGCACAGTCTGCGCAGGTCAAGACCATCAGCGGCGCCACTGTCACCAGCAACGCGTACCTCTCGTCCCTACAGGCAGCCATCGATGCCGCGAACCTTTGA
- a CDS encoding FAD:protein FMN transferase codes for MGTVVSLTMPVDASAGGASAEDEPPRATAVVERIFGELDQTFSLYRTDSEASRLARGELSLRDASAGMRRRYEDALEWRLRTEGAFTPERPDGALDLSGLIKAYAIHEAGASLLALGRPDWCLNAGGDVLVSGSPAPGTAEPWEAGIVDPADRGVLLAGYPLGGRRRHAALATSGSAERGDHIWSGTSKKKAFVQVSVAAADMETADVLATAIVAGGLPMLDRATAHWDIAVLAVGPDGALLGTPDFRGQ; via the coding sequence ATGGGCACGGTGGTCAGCCTGACCATGCCGGTGGACGCATCCGCAGGAGGCGCCTCAGCCGAGGATGAGCCTCCAAGGGCCACCGCCGTCGTCGAACGCATTTTCGGTGAACTGGATCAGACGTTCAGCCTGTACCGCACGGATTCGGAGGCGAGCCGCCTGGCGCGCGGCGAGCTGTCGCTGCGCGATGCGTCGGCCGGTATGCGCAGACGGTACGAGGACGCGCTGGAGTGGCGGCTCCGCACCGAAGGCGCGTTCACGCCGGAAAGACCGGACGGTGCGCTGGACCTTTCCGGGCTCATCAAGGCGTACGCGATCCACGAGGCGGGTGCGTCGCTGCTGGCGCTCGGACGCCCGGACTGGTGCCTGAACGCAGGCGGGGACGTCCTGGTCAGCGGCTCTCCCGCGCCGGGAACCGCAGAGCCGTGGGAGGCCGGGATCGTGGATCCCGCTGACCGCGGCGTTCTGCTCGCCGGCTACCCCCTGGGCGGACGACGGCGGCACGCGGCGCTGGCGACGTCGGGTTCCGCTGAGCGGGGGGACCACATTTGGAGTGGCACCTCGAAAAAGAAGGCCTTTGTCCAGGTGTCGGTTGCCGCTGCGGACATGGAGACAGCCGACGTCCTGGCCACGGCGATCGTTGCAGGTGGCCTACCCATGCTGGACAGGGCCACGGCCCACTGGGACATCGCCGTCCTGGCAGTGGGCCCGGACGGTGCCCTGCTGGGGACTCCGGACTTCCGCGGTCAGTAA
- a CDS encoding SGNH/GDSL hydrolase family protein, giving the protein MDFSTRYVALGDSFTEGVGDDDPGRPNGLRGWADRVAEQLGAADPAFGYANLAIRGRKLRQIMAEQVDAAVELNPTLVTIYAGANDILRPRIDIDDLLTEYDAGIRKLTATGATVVMFTGFDARGSKVFSTMRGRTAIYNELVRGIAGDHGALLVDYWRFSEYYDWGMWAKDRMHMSAAGHANMAKRVLTVLEHDHSIDVPPMTPVPELSRAEAIRANARWVREFAGPWVVRRVTGRSSGDGLSPKYPQLTRL; this is encoded by the coding sequence ATGGACTTTTCCACCCGCTATGTAGCCCTCGGTGATTCGTTCACGGAGGGCGTCGGCGATGATGACCCCGGGCGCCCCAACGGGCTGCGCGGCTGGGCCGACCGTGTGGCGGAGCAGTTGGGCGCGGCGGATCCCGCCTTCGGCTACGCCAATTTGGCTATCCGCGGCAGGAAGCTCCGCCAGATCATGGCAGAGCAGGTGGACGCCGCCGTCGAACTTAACCCCACCCTGGTGACCATTTACGCTGGTGCCAACGACATCCTGCGGCCCAGGATCGACATCGATGACCTGCTGACTGAGTACGACGCCGGCATCCGCAAACTGACCGCAACCGGTGCCACCGTCGTGATGTTCACGGGTTTCGACGCCCGCGGTTCCAAGGTGTTCAGCACCATGCGCGGCCGCACTGCCATCTACAACGAGCTGGTCCGCGGCATCGCCGGTGACCACGGTGCGCTGCTGGTGGACTACTGGCGGTTCAGCGAGTACTACGACTGGGGCATGTGGGCCAAGGACCGGATGCACATGTCCGCAGCCGGGCACGCCAACATGGCCAAGCGGGTACTGACTGTGCTGGAACACGACCACTCGATCGATGTCCCGCCCATGACCCCGGTACCGGAACTCAGCCGCGCCGAAGCCATTCGCGCAAACGCCCGGTGGGTCCGCGAATTCGCCGGCCCGTGGGTGGTCCGCCGCGTCACCGGCAGGTCCTCCGGCGATGGACTATCACCGAAGTATCCCCAACTCACACGCCTCTGA
- a CDS encoding MarR family winged helix-turn-helix transcriptional regulator, producing the protein MTEPRWLNADERRAWLAILSINTLLPAALDSQLHTAGKVSLFDYNVMAMLSEAEGHFLPMSQLAARTSSSLSRLSHVVSKLEKRGWLERRPHPRDARVTTAHLSDVGMATLVELAPGHVEAVRTKFLDALTDRDVNDLARISEKIVARLDEDHWILREKDGQA; encoded by the coding sequence ATGACCGAACCGCGCTGGCTCAACGCCGATGAACGCCGTGCCTGGCTGGCGATCCTGAGCATCAACACACTGCTTCCCGCCGCACTGGACAGCCAGCTCCACACTGCCGGCAAAGTGTCGCTGTTCGACTACAACGTCATGGCCATGCTGTCAGAGGCAGAGGGCCATTTCCTCCCCATGAGCCAACTGGCAGCCCGCACCAGTTCCTCGCTGTCCCGGCTTTCGCACGTCGTGTCCAAGCTGGAAAAGCGCGGCTGGCTGGAGCGGCGCCCGCATCCGCGTGATGCGCGTGTCACCACGGCGCACCTGTCCGACGTCGGGATGGCCACTCTGGTGGAACTCGCACCGGGGCACGTGGAGGCAGTCCGCACCAAGTTTCTGGACGCCCTCACCGACCGTGATGTCAACGACCTGGCCCGCATCAGCGAGAAAATCGTTGCGCGCCTGGACGAGGACCATTGGATCCTCCGCGAAAAGGACGGCCAGGCCTAG
- a CDS encoding YciI family protein, whose amino-acid sequence MFVVSLTYKVPEDIVDYHRPAHMAWVKQAFDDGVFLASGRLVPAVGGVLLSKADRATLDAALAKDPFYSNGVAEFEVIEFTATTVAEGYENLLDT is encoded by the coding sequence ATGTTTGTTGTGTCGCTGACCTACAAGGTGCCCGAAGACATCGTCGATTATCACCGCCCCGCGCACATGGCCTGGGTTAAACAGGCGTTCGACGACGGCGTCTTCCTCGCGTCCGGACGTTTAGTTCCAGCCGTTGGCGGTGTGCTGTTGTCCAAGGCGGACCGGGCCACCCTTGATGCGGCTTTGGCCAAGGACCCTTTCTACAGCAACGGCGTGGCCGAGTTCGAGGTCATCGAGTTCACTGCCACCACTGTGGCGGAGGGCTATGAGAACCTGCTGGACACCTAG
- a CDS encoding SGNH/GDSL hydrolase family protein, giving the protein MVGDPLLPQSGRRVFVALGDSFTEGVGDRDERLPNGVRGWADRVAEKLAKAEPGWEYANLAIRSKRLRHISGEQLEPALAMRPALITLYAGGNDLLDIGTDMAVLMDEYEDLVARLAGSGATLVLFTGFDVKVSAVLELLKKRNTIYNQRVREIAVKYGAVLVDYWCLDAFHDRRMWDSDRLHMSKAGHKYLAGQVLDHLGVPHKIRPKEWDPPARLSLREWEQRQRRWVSDWVLPLFGRKIRGITLGDALSPRWPEPVKVPRKGGLRKLAEKRAKAKKT; this is encoded by the coding sequence GTGGTTGGTGATCCTTTGTTGCCCCAAAGCGGGCGGCGCGTCTTCGTAGCCCTGGGGGATTCCTTTACCGAGGGCGTCGGGGACCGGGATGAGCGGCTGCCCAACGGCGTGCGTGGCTGGGCCGACCGGGTGGCTGAGAAGCTGGCAAAGGCCGAGCCGGGCTGGGAGTACGCCAACCTGGCCATCCGGAGCAAACGCCTGCGCCACATCTCGGGCGAACAGCTGGAACCGGCGCTGGCCATGAGACCGGCACTGATCACCCTTTACGCCGGCGGCAACGATCTCCTCGACATCGGCACGGACATGGCCGTCCTGATGGATGAGTACGAAGACCTCGTGGCGCGGCTTGCCGGGAGCGGAGCCACGCTGGTCCTGTTCACGGGCTTCGACGTCAAGGTGTCGGCAGTGCTGGAGCTGCTCAAGAAGCGGAACACCATCTACAACCAGCGGGTCCGGGAGATCGCCGTTAAGTACGGGGCTGTCCTCGTGGACTACTGGTGCCTGGACGCCTTCCATGACCGGCGGATGTGGGATTCGGACCGGCTCCACATGTCCAAGGCGGGCCACAAGTACCTCGCCGGGCAGGTGTTGGACCACTTGGGGGTGCCGCACAAGATCCGGCCCAAGGAATGGGACCCGCCGGCGAGGCTGAGCCTGCGCGAGTGGGAGCAGCGGCAGCGGCGGTGGGTGAGTGACTGGGTGCTGCCACTCTTCGGCCGCAAGATCAGGGGAATCACGCTGGGGGATGCGCTGAGCCCACGCTGGCCCGAGCCCGTCAAGGTACCGCGGAAAGGCGGCCTCAGGAAGTTGGCCGAGAAACGCGCAAAGGCGAAAAAGACCTAG